taattttgtgctAATGGGatttgtgtatgttttaatttggTTATGATGATTTACATGCAATGGGTTCGAAAGTTCGTTTTCTaggaagaaaatataatactacAAGAATGATATGGCTGATACGATTTCTGTTGATAATAGAAAGAATCAGGACGAAGAATATTTGTGCTTGACTGAAATGtgttatttactatatatatatacatacatacttaATAATTTGTTGTGTGGAATGTGGATGGTTCCAGCAGGAGAAAGGTCGGGCGTTGCCGAAATTCGGGGAGTGGGACGTGAACAACCCTGCCTCGGCCGACGGGTTTACGGTGATATTCGCCAAGGCTAGGGATGAAAAGAAAGCCAAGGCCACGGAGATGATACCTACTCCGCCACCCGTGCACGACGAAGCCTCTCCTCCCTCCCATCCATTCGATGACAACCAACCCCGCAAGGTTCTTcatcattcattaattaattatatacgaGTAACGTTTTTGACTGTCCAAAAATGAACCAGTTTGTGACTGATCCATCTCCTGCTTAATGCAGAAAAAGTGGCTTTGCTGTTTCTAAGGACTGATCATTCAAGAAGCTACATATACACGAAGTAGGAAACGACGTCGTTGAGAGTAGTTGGAAGTGGGCACTGGCAGTTCTCGGCTCCGGAATTGGGACTAGTGttgtcttttttaatttatagccGCCTCGCGTATGTATGTTCCATATAAGTCGTTGAGAATGTGTTGACGAGGGATTTTTCAACTAGAATCGGATTTGGTCTTTTTGTTTCGACAACATTTGGTAGAACGACGATAGCAAGATCCATCACTGTCCACATGCGACCTCTATAGAATTACGGACATTCAACtactctctctccctcttAACTTCTCTATCTACATCTTTTCTTCACACACTACACCATATTTACTCTAATATTTACCAACATATACGCTCTAATTGTAGTTGTAATATTGTAGATTAGTGTTCTAGTTCACGTCCCCATGCAATACTTCACATATACATACTACGTGTATAAAATTCacatcattttatattttaacaaatactAAACACGTAAATGTACGTATGAATAGagaactaattaatataaagtgccaaaaaagaaaaacaaaattaaagcaaaatagTAGTAGCTAATTAAGGTaaacaaattgaaaagaaacTACAATTACAAAGAGTCCATATGAGAAGACGGCAGTATCGGAAGCATGGGAGGTGGTTCGCCCGGAAGCGTCCTGTGTCATAACCCACACGATCATTCTCTGCCCTTTATCGCAGTGCCCGGTTGCTCCGCTTATGAAGTAGAAGAAGCCGGAGCGGTCTAGGGTAACGATTGTGTTCCCGTTGTTAGAAAAGAATTCAGGTCGAGTTGAATTGCACTCATTGTAGTCTTTTTTGTTCACCTCCATCACTGAATCTTTCTTGTACTTGAACCCTACATAACCAAGTTGTTAACGTTGTCCCGATACAAAATtctgacatatatatatgtaccgACAATAATATccagataaattaaaatgcataTCATGCACTATATAtcttaaatcaaaattaataaatgtagtTGAAAACTAACTTACAAATGATTACTATTGCAGGAATGATTTgttcaacataattaattaagacatTGTGAAAGTACTTACGTATGGTGTCGCCAAGCTTAAACCTCTTCCGGGAAGCCCATTCATTGTACATGTGGGTGTCGTTCCCCGGAGGTACAGCCCAACCACCTCTCTCACCAACCTCAAATTCCGTGCAGTAAACGCATTGCAAGAActgaagagaagagaaaaccGTGCACACTAGTAGAAGCAGAAAGCGTGTTTGCGTGGTTTGGGATGCCATCGATCGGTATGATTTCTCTTCAAGTAAGAGGGTGAGGCGTAGATGAGATTAATTAAGACGTAATTAGCATTAATTAGTAATTGCAGATATAAGTATGGGAATTAAGGAACGTGAAGATGATAATGGCTTAGTGGGCAAAAACGGTTTCTTTACTTGCTCAaccttttctctttcatttctatttatttactaGTAATCTAAGTATATTCCAtgtatgcataatttaaaatattaatatattatttaattaaataaaatgatcaattatcaaaattactaaaataaattaactttaaatgaCGTCTacgaattaaaaattattgatataattaattaaatagatggTAGTTGGCTATCTAAGTCGTCAATTAAGCCTTAATAAAGactatgaatttatttatttatttattctttattagtaattttttttcagtaaataattttctaccATATTTTCATGGCATCATTGTGAATGAGTGTTTGTGagagtttttgaaaaaaacattTCAACTTTGGCTCCATTAATGCACATTTAacattgataataaaaaaaatatattttttagcaaattatgcaagtttatttattctctatgaatgaaaaattttatttcttagaCGGagtattattcaattaaacgttcagtttttttaataattgaaatttttttagaaaaaataatttattattaacaaaaaacaagTGTAAATCTTAAGTAGTTAAAAATagtatcattttaatatatagggataaaacaatctttaatcaattaaacttattgtacaagtatttttttcatcaataCTATCTAATTTAACGTTTATATGTCACTTTTTTTACAAACGTTGTTCACTTTTGATTCCACTACAACTTTCAACTTCTTTTGCAAAAACTATTTCtctaaacataaattttttttacaaacactcTATAAATATTACACACACGAGTTTACATAATGCAGTCTTATCcttgattgattattttagtttttaatttttcaaaagaaactCGTGTTGGCTGTACATTAGCACAACATTAATATATGATGGTATCGCAAGTACAAGAAAatcttattataaaaaatttatgtgtaattacaccaaatgtGTGAtgggaggggagtgtaattatgtataatattttatgggCTGGTGACCTAATTGATTGGGTAATAGAATTTATGGAAATAGGGGCAGCCTGCCTGATTTCAGCTCATCTACTTCAACTaactttttcatgaaaattccgacgtttgtttcttttattattgtcctaataaataaatggcCCAACTGTTTCTGTCTCACCTTCCTCTTCAATTATTATGGGTTGCTCCTCCCTACCCTATCTTATCCTATATCTTAAATACTTGTTtccatttatgattatttttaaattttttttttatttttgatcaGATTGTGAACgtgtgtaaaaaatatatgaaaaagaacTATTTCTATTCTGATAGGATCacaagaattataataaaaaattggctATGAACGGTTTATATAAGATCACTCATAAAAATGTtgtaaagttgaatttatgGTTGTTGGGTCTAAATAACGTATTCCGATAGTTAGTTGGAGTATAAAGTGCAGTAAATAAGTTGAGCAGTGTATCGATCAATTTTAATGAGagtctttttattaaaatcttttattataaataaataaaaaatattaagaattgAATTATgaacccaaaaataaaaataaaaaatgtaaaacatatatatatatatatatatatatacttgtttaGCGTTTCTTCCCTTGCTGCACTTTTCATTGGCGCTGTTTCTTCAGTGTAAGTACGTAACTCCATCGTCAGCCATGACGGACTGCATTTTGGAACAGCTGAAATCTCAGCCCTCATGGATTCTCTTCCTCCTAACCCTCGGCTTCTTCTCCACCCTCAAATTCTCACTGTCCTTTCTCAAATGGGTCTACGTTAATTTCCTCCGACCCGGAAAGAATCTCAAGAAATACGGGTCATGGGCTTTAATCACCGGCCCCACTGATGGCATCGGGAAAGCCTTCGCTTTTCAGCTGGCGAGAAAGGGGCTCAACTTAGTTCTTGTGGGTCGGAACCCTGATAAGCTCAAGGAAGTCTCGGAGTCCATTAAATCTAAATACGGGTCGACCCAGATCAAGAACGTGGTGGTGGATTTTTCTGGGGACTTAGATGATGGTGTTTCGAGGATTAAAGAGGCCATCCAAGGTTTGGAGATTGGGGTGTTGATTAATAACGTTGGGGTGTCGTATCCTTATGCCAGATTCTTGCATGAAGTGGATGATAAGTTGTTGAGCAATTTGATTAAGGTTAATGTTGAGGGTACCACGAAAGTTACGCAAGCTGTTTTGCCTGGAATGGTGGAGAGGAAAAGAGGGGCTATTGTGAATATTGGCTCTGGTGCTGCTATTGTTATTCCTTCTGATCCCCTTTACTCTGTTTATGCTGCGACCAAGGCGTaagtattatttgttttattacaATTCTTGAGATGTCTCATTTTATGTTTTGTCTGGTTATTCACTTTTGGATTGCAGTCGTATTGAGTTGAGCTtaaaactaatcaaaattatagCTTGTTTCGTGATTTATGGATTTCAAACTGAAGTTCGAATAATTTTTGCTTGATGCTGGAATTGATCTTGCTGAAAGTGTGGGAAGAAGTGAAAAGATCGTTGATTTGTGTGCCAATGTTAGAAGCTGATGTTTTTTGATAGATGTAGAAGTTTCTTGGTCTCAGAGGTTCTTGGGGGGTTTTAGCATCTGACTGATGTAATTTCTGCTAGTGATTTGCCATATCACTGTTGGATTGATTGGTTCCAAGGCATTGGGGAAATATTGATTGAGGTGTGAAAACTTATATGCAGTTTTAAGGTCTTTGCTGTACTTGCTTTAAGACTAGTTTGTCTGAGATTCATCAGAGGGTTGGGATGGACTTATTTTGTTCAAACTGATAATAAGTTGGGTGTGTGATCTTTCAGGTATGTAGACCAGTTCTCAAGATGCCTGTATGTGGAGTACAAAAAGAGTGGGATCGATGTGCAGTGCCAGGTACACATTCTGGATTCAGAACAACTCTATACCATTATTTCCGTCTTGGATTAAATCTTACTTGCATCCTGGCTTTCATTGAACTGTTATATTCTATTCTCGTTGTGCGCCTGATTTCTTGCGATGTCCTTGGGTTGGCATTGTTAGTCTTGGTTCTTCTGTAGAAGTGACATTTCATACGAACACTACTTCAGCTTGAGTTAGTAGTTTAAAGATATCATTTGGATCAACTATGTTGTAGGATTAGCATTTCTTGTTGTGTAAACTTCACTTCAACTTGAAATCATATTGATCCAGAATTTGAAAAGCATGAATAGGGCAAGATCTCACTTCATAACTATCTACAGGTGCCTTTATATGTCGCAACAAAGATGGCATCAATCAGACGGTCCTCCTTCTTCGTTCCGTCAACAGATGGTTACGCTCTTGCTGCTCTTCGTTGGATTGGCTATGAACCTCGTTGCACACCTTACTGGCCGCATACTATTCTGTGGGCTTTGGCGTATTCTTTGCCAGAGTCTTTTGTGGATTCTTGGCGTCTCAACTTCTGCCTTGGTATTAGGAAGAGAGGACAACTCAAGGACTCAAGAAAGCTGGAATAGGAGCCACCAGGCTCTGCcgctctctctatctctaccTGCTACTCTCTCCCAGCCCTTTTTTAGTGAGAAAGTTGTCATTGTCTGATACGAAGACATAGGAGTAATTTGAGACATTAAATGCATGAGCAATCTTTGTTGTTTGGAACCttggttttcattttttctttgatgagTTTGAGACAGCTCAAGACTTTACAAACTATTCAAAGTATTTAGGCTTCTCCGCTTATGCAGTCAATTGCTAATGTATTTTATGTATCAGTGAGGTTTGtgtaattcaaatttcatcaataacTTAGGAGTACCGCATCAGTGCCTCCACTAAAAGTGGCAACTGGAAAATCCTCATTTCTTTTACTAAGAAATTAGGACAAGAGAATGTAAAAGAATACAACTACTGTTGACTGCTGTCTTTCTAAGAAATGCATGGTTGAGTAATAAAGAAAAGCAAGTATCTGAGGAAAAAAGAACTGCAGCATGTATACCAAgtaaaatgggaaaaatatagaaattaaagtttctttttttctttttattgcaTCAATTCTTTCAAACTATATGTGGGTTTAAGAATACAGGTTACAGGGAGGACTACAAATTCTGGGACAGAAATTCATGAGATGCCCACCAAAAGATTGAGCAATCATAACTTCGGGAAATCAGAGGATCTATGAAAAATTCTAGAAAAGGAAAACCATCTATGCATCTAGGACTATCAAGCAAGTCCTGTAATGTTCAATTTACATTCGTATGGCCTGAAAATCTGCAGCTGATACAACATCGAAGTGAACGGATGTCGCACCATTCTATCTGATCTCAATGTCTCTTTCAAATGGCGTCTGAGTGTCTGAATCATAGCTATGGTCACTTGTTCGGCCTCTCAAAGATTTCTGACTAAAAAGCCGCTCCAACATACTCCTTGATTTTGGCACCGTCTGAGGACCATTGCTGCTAGATTTTCCACTGCCACCGTCCTTCTTAGCAAGCTCatccataattattttcatgctACCATCAAAACGACGTCTAAATGTTGGATATCTTGATATAGATTTAGTGATCCCTTGAAGTCTTTGACAAAGAAATAAGCAGCAGAGTGGAAATCAGAATACAGTGATAGTAGTGATGTTTTTTAGGATTTCAAATAGAGAAACTGTTACGTTTACCTTCTAGCTAATGCATCCAGTTCGGCTTTTCGAAGCTCAGATTCAGGTGCTGCGCCAATATCTGAGTTCTTCAATCTTGCAGGATCACCACCCAATAAAACTAACTTGCTCAGGTATTCCTCCTCTGTCTCAGAAAGGTTGTCAGCTTTAATCTGGTCTTTAATTATCAAGAGTGGATTAAGAAACCAATCAAAAAACGTATCTTTTGGCCGATTTGACGATGTTATTTCAGTAACATTGTCACCTGCATCAATGAGAAGACAAACGCAAGATCATTTTCTTGACAGCATCTCAActacaaaaacaaagaatcaGATAAtcgaaaaaaaacaaaaacacttTCACTTACTTAGTAATATACCAGTAGAATTGGCTTTTGATGAACGCAGAAGTGCCTGAAGAAGGCAATAAGCGGGTAAACCAATGCTTATCACTCCACCGCtgcttttgttattttttgcatCTTCGATATCTTTTAGGGTTATTATTCCTTCTGAGACCATAACTTCCCCATGGCGCTGACACTCCTTGAACAAGGCATCAGCCAACTACAAAAGTATGTGTAGGAGACCCAAAGCACCAGTTCAAGAATTAGATGTTAGTTACtcaataattctttatttcacACTCTTCAGAGATAAGGCAATGGTTAACAAACAAGCATACGCATTGCAGCAAATGACActaatataatgataaatgtTAATAAGGCATATTATGGCTCTCTGGAGCGGTGTTCAGGACCAAAAGTATACCTCCAGGGGCTTCAACTCAAGCATAGGTGTATTTACAGAATTCGTACGTGAGGGTGGATTTTTGAAGGAGCTGGGCCTTGAGAAAGAAGCCGAATGATTGCTAGAGCTAGTTCGTGAtgtagttttctttttatacctTGGTCTGCAGCCACAAATAAGCATTGCAGCCATATTAGTTCCATCATGTGACAGCTGATCGTGAAAATATACAAgattatcatatataatgtgtgtgtgttaagTGTGCTAAGACACAGAAGTTAGGACCTAGGAAAGCAGGATCCTTCAGGCATGTCAAGAATATCGTTGCTATACTCGTCATAAATAGACAATGAAGCAACAATATAACAAAGTCCAAGCCAAAAAGATCTCTCCTGCAATAAAAGACCACCAATGAAGATTGTATTTGTAATGgtcataaaaatgtgaaagatTAACCAGATCGCTTTcttgctatttctttttttatcccCTATTCTAGGAGAAGAACCTTTTTCATTCCATTTCTATAGTCTTTTTGTCAAGGGAGGGGGATTTAAAGAGGTAATCAAGAGGAAATTTAACCTGATACACTATCACTGCTGCATAAGCACCCAAGAAGATACTTGATACCATGGAGCCTAACACTGCCCCAACAACGGCCAATGGCCACAGTAAAATTGCTAGACCTGCAAATGGGACGCATATAGTCTCCAAGAAAGGCCCTTCACGTCCAATGCAATCGTGAGATAACCGATGCCAACCCTTGAAAAGCATGTAGGGGCTCTTACACAGGGCAATAATTGAGATCATAGGCAGATCAATCACTGAACCCAGTATTCCAGCTATTAAAGCAAGGGGAACATACAACAATCTGCAATATGGAgcataaatttattgaagTAGAAGTTACCAGAGCAAACAACCATTGTGAAGGACCAAACTTGTGGCAAGTTGTTAAACTACAGTTCATTAGTTAGATCGTGCGTAATAATCAGAATATATTAGAACTCCAACAGTGCTAGTTTAATGTGAAATACACTACAAGAACACAAAAAATTCTGGACTCTTGGAAGCAAAAAGACAGcataacataatattaaaaaaaaaggttgaaaGATAGTCAACTTAGTCAGAGCTTATAAACATAACACAACGTAAAACCCtcaagaaggaaaaaagaaaagaaaagattctGCATAAGCAGTTCAGATGGTATTAGCACGATTCAAGAATTTCAACAAATGTTTATCATTCAATTGACAAGAGTAAAGAAAAGCTTACCACCAGAGTGAAACAATATACAAAACCTATATtcctaataaaagaaaatcactgCAGCAACAGAGTTGCAATGAATGACTGCAAAAATATATACGGACAGAAATGAGCATGTAATCAGACCAGCAGCAGTATGCTGCTGTGAATGGAATCTTGTCTCAGTAGAATTAGTTGATTGATGAACAAGTACTATCATAAATAGATATGAACAGAAAGGACAACTGTATCTCAGAAAAAGAAACTCTATAATGGAAGTATAATTACTTGAAATGCAATTAACAATATGAGTCACTAAACCTGTCAAAGAACCAGGAAACTCAAATAGACAATTCTAATGGCAGAGGATACAGACCTAATCTCATAATACTTCCCATCTGGCCCTTGACGCCGTAGATCACCCATGATTGAGAGGTAAGAATAGTAACAAACATCCAGAAAATCCCTGAGAATAGTGAAGCTCTCTTGGACAGCGCTCCAAGTTCCATCCTGCACACATGGTGAAACAATATCTGTATTTAT
Above is a genomic segment from Sesamum indicum cultivar Zhongzhi No. 13 linkage group LG13, S_indicum_v1.0, whole genome shotgun sequence containing:
- the LOC105176291 gene encoding very-long-chain 3-oxoacyl-CoA reductase 1-like — translated: MTDCILEQLKSQPSWILFLLTLGFFSTLKFSLSFLKWVYVNFLRPGKNLKKYGSWALITGPTDGIGKAFAFQLARKGLNLVLVGRNPDKLKEVSESIKSKYGSTQIKNVVVDFSGDLDDGVSRIKEAIQGLEIGVLINNVGVSYPYARFLHEVDDKLLSNLIKVNVEGTTKVTQAVLPGMVERKRGAIVNIGSGAAIVIPSDPLYSVYAATKAYVDQFSRCLYVEYKKSGIDVQCQVPLYVATKMASIRRSSFFVPSTDGYALAALRWIGYEPRCTPYWPHTILWALAYSLPESFVDSWRLNFCLGIRKRGQLKDSRKLE
- the LOC105176289 gene encoding RPM1-interacting protein 4 isoform X1, giving the protein MSSQEKGRALPKFGEWDVNNPASADGFTVIFAKARDEKKAKATEMIPTPPPVHDEASPPSHPFDDNQPRKKKWLCCF
- the LOC105176293 gene encoding uncharacterized membrane protein At3g27390 — protein: MEPPRGLWASLWNFIRFLPFFLGLLILGFIKGLIMFPVIFLLMTAGISGIILGLWPIHCFYTYYCVLSTKQFGPCLKLILCICIPVILIVWPPVGIACGVLGGAAYGLLAPMFATFRAVEEGRTDKFYHCICDGTWSAVQESFTILRDFLDVCYYSYLSIMGDLRRQGPDGKYYEIRLLYVPLALIAGILGSVIDLPMISIIALCKSPYMLFKGWHRLSHDCIGREGPFLETICVPFAGLAILLWPLAVVGAVLGSMVSSIFLGAYAAVIVYQERSFWLGLCYIVASLSIYDEYSNDILDMPEGSCFPRPRYKKKTTSRTSSSNHSASFSRPSSFKNPPSRTNSVNTPMLELKPLELADALFKECQRHGEVMVSEGIITLKDIEDAKNNKSSGGVISIGLPAYCLLQALLRSSKANSTGILLSDNVTEITSSNRPKDTFFDWFLNPLLIIKDQIKADNLSETEEEYLSKLVLLGGDPARLKNSDIGAAPESELRKAELDALARRLQGITKSISRYPTFRRRFDGSMKIIMDELAKKDGGSGKSSSNGPQTVPKSRSMLERLFSQKSLRGRTSDHSYDSDTQTPFERDIEIR
- the LOC105176289 gene encoding RPM1-interacting protein 4 isoform X2, whose protein sequence is MSSEKGRALPKFGEWDVNNPASADGFTVIFAKARDEKKAKATEMIPTPPPVHDEASPPSHPFDDNQPRKKKWLCCF
- the LOC105176290 gene encoding early nodulin-like protein 1; protein product: MASQTTQTRFLLLLVCTVFSSLQFLQCVYCTEFEVGERGGWAVPPGNDTHMYNEWASRKRFKLGDTIRFKYKKDSVMEVNKKDYNECNSTRPEFFSNNGNTIVTLDRSGFFYFISGATGHCDKGQRMIVWVMTQDASGRTTSHASDTAVFSYGLFVIVVSFQFVYLN